The following are from one region of the Sphingobacteriales bacterium genome:
- the rfaE2 gene encoding D-glycero-beta-D-manno-heptose 1-phosphate adenylyltransferase gives MKASQKIQLKIYNRDTLKKECQEWATQGKKIVFTNGCFDILHAGHIDYLSKASELGDKLIIGVNSDFSVKRLKGKARPVNDENSRMLLLAALFFVDAVVLFDEDTPYELINELQPDILVKGGDYREEDIAGADIVKRKGGKIIILPFLEGFSTTKIIDKLKS, from the coding sequence ATGAAAGCCTCACAGAAAATTCAGCTGAAAATCTATAATCGGGATACACTGAAAAAAGAATGTCAGGAATGGGCAACCCAGGGTAAAAAAATTGTTTTTACAAATGGTTGTTTTGATATTCTCCATGCAGGTCATATCGACTACCTCAGCAAAGCATCTGAACTTGGGGATAAGCTGATTATTGGCGTAAACTCTGATTTCTCTGTCAAAAGACTGAAAGGAAAAGCCAGACCTGTCAATGACGAGAACTCACGGATGTTGCTGCTGGCAGCATTGTTTTTTGTCGATGCGGTGGTTTTGTTTGATGAAGATACTCCTTATGAGCTTATCAATGAATTGCAACCTGATATTTTAGTTAAGGGTGGCGACTACAGGGAGGAAGACATTGCAGGTGCTGATATTGTTAAAAGAAAAGGGGGGAAAATAATTATATTGCCCTTTCTGGAAGGTTTTTCAACAACAAAAATAATTGATAAACTTAAAAGCTGA